The DNA window CCAGTACCCACCGCAGTTCGGCCCGGCCCTTGAGGTGGAGCAGGCCGAAGACGATTCCGGCGATACAGGACCCGGCGGCCCAGATCGCCAGGATGAAGCTGGCCCAGGACTTGTGCCCCTGCTCCTCGGCGAAGGCCAGGGTGGACACGTCGATGGAGCCGAAGATCGCGCCGGTCGCCACGAAGGTGAGCGTCAGCACCTGCAGGCCGGGGGAGCGCAGGGCCGAGGTGCGGTCCCCGCCCTCGGTGCGCGGGTGCGGCGCGGGCTCGGTGGAGCGCTGCGCGGTCAGCACCCAGACGCCCACCAGCAGGCAGACGGCGGCGATCAGCGGACCGGCCTCGGGGAACCAGGTGGTGGACAGGCCGATGGCGATGATCGGGCCGAAGATGAAGCAGACCTCGTCGACCACGGACTCCAGCGAGTACGCCGTGTGCAGTTCGCGCGGCGAGTCCTGGTAGATCACGGTCCACCGGGCGCGGACCATCGAGCCGACGCTCGGCACGCAGCCGGCGATCGCGGCGAACAGGAAGAGGGTCCAGTCGGGCCACCCGTTCGCGGCGGCGACCAGCAGCCCGGCGACCGAGACCACGGAGACCAGGGTGGCGGGGCGCAGGATCCGCCGCTGGCCGTACTGGTCGACCAGCCGCGAGACCTGCGGGCCGATCACGGCGGCGGCCAGGGCGAGGGTGCCGGTGAGGGCGCTCGCCATCGCGTAGCGGCCGGTGATCTCGGAGATCATCGTGAGGATGCCGACCCCGACCATGGAGATCGGCAGGCGGCCTATGAGGCCGGCAGCGCTGAACCCCTTGGTGCCGGGGGCGGCGAAGATGGCGCGATAGGGACTGGGCAAGGGCTCTCCGTAAGGAACGTCATCAGCCCATACAGGTTACGACTGCCGACCAGGCGCCCGCACGGGATAAAGGCTCCCTACGTGGGAACTTAGGTTCACCTTACCTCTGGTGCGGGCGCGTCCCGGGGCCGGGCCGATTCCCGCTCGCGGGGGCCGGGTGGCAGGATTCGACGCATGTCAGACCAGCTCCGCGCCGCCGCCCGGTCCCGGGCCGAAGGCCCCGCCGCCCCGTACGACGCCCTCCTGCTGCTCTCCTTCGGGGGGCCCGAGGGACCCGAGGACGTCGTGCCGTTCCTGGAGAACGTCACGCGAGGGCGCGGGATCCCGCGCGAGCGGCTCGAGGAGGTCGGGCAGCACTACTTCGGCTTCGGCGGGGTCAGCCCGATCAACG is part of the Streptomyces subrutilus genome and encodes:
- a CDS encoding MFS transporter; the encoded protein is MPSPYRAIFAAPGTKGFSAAGLIGRLPISMVGVGILTMISEITGRYAMASALTGTLALAAAVIGPQVSRLVDQYGQRRILRPATLVSVVSVAGLLVAAANGWPDWTLFLFAAIAGCVPSVGSMVRARWTVIYQDSPRELHTAYSLESVVDEVCFIFGPIIAIGLSTTWFPEAGPLIAAVCLLVGVWVLTAQRSTEPAPHPRTEGGDRTSALRSPGLQVLTLTFVATGAIFGSIDVSTLAFAEEQGHKSWASFILAIWAAGSCIAGIVFGLLHLKGRAELRWVLGVCAMAVSMIPLLLAGNLPFLAVALFVSGLAIAPTMITTMALIEAHVSRAKLTEGMTWISTGLAVGVAIGSSVTGLVIDAAGAQRGFVVSIASGAAAAAVAFAGYRRLTMPAQGEEPATDGDGDSKAEQPDRVA